A section of the Sphaerodactylus townsendi isolate TG3544 linkage group LG11, MPM_Stown_v2.3, whole genome shotgun sequence genome encodes:
- the LG11H9orf152 gene encoding uncharacterized protein C9orf152 homolog, translating to MCLKKKLASDQIWQLPTRYRRESDQCQRASLLVTCSDVADSLCLEASRMREMPCLCLFLSFLWEQMVKAYKYMSGFFLVTHPANQPASDRSGQPTKMDVSLLEEQYGSLKQKQKLQTHIIVFKTGEHEMVPEGPVVSTVLVNKKMRKTKAFKEPIPIREVSLGLPCSGNMQESSPWRIHLGIHRLVEGEHSKAPWEVAQNANRQIYADSETPSQEESTTSSEELLTGSEQSIEPVSKQGNSSPAEKTKSSIPAGCTEAPMTSMTSPVRTRSEISVSKLAPAAASKLAYYPFPQKKTPRISEAARRLGLYVSP from the exons ATGTGTTTAAAGAAAAAGTTGGCATCCGATCAAATTTGGCAGCTCCCCACCAGGTACAGAAGAGAGTCTGATCAATGCCAGAGAGCCTCGTTGCTTGTAACCTGTTCAGATGTGGCCGACAGTCTTTGTTTGGAGGCAAGCAGAATGAGAGAAATGCCTTGTCTCTGCCTGTTTCTGTCTTTCTTATGGGAGCAGATGGTGAAGGCTTACAAATATATGAGTGGTTTTTTCTTGGTGACTCATCCGGCAAACCAGCCGGCCTCAGATCGTTCTGGGCAGCCAACCAAGATGGACGTAAGTTTACTCGAAGAGCAGTACGGCTCCCTCAAACAGAAGCAAAAGCTGCAGACTCACATTATTGTGTTTAAAACAG GTGAGCATGAGATGGTTCCTGAGGGACCCGTGGTCAGCACCGTCCTGGTAAACAAAAAGATGAGGAAAACCAAAGCGTTTAAAGAACCCATTCCCATCAGGGAGGTCAGCCTCGGATTGCCTTGCAGTGGTAACATGCAAGAGAGTTCACCCTGGCGTATCCATCTGGGGATCCACCGTCTTGTAGAAGGAGAGCACAGCAAAGCCCCTTGGGAGGTTGCCCAAAACGCAAACAGACAGATTTATGCCGACAGTGAAACGCCATCGCAGGAGGAAAGCACAACCTCAAGCGAGGAATTATTAACAGGAAGTGAACAATCCATTGAGCCGGTCAGTAAACAGGGAAATTCAAGCCCTGCCGAAAAGACCAAGAGCTCCATCCCAGCTGGGTGCACAGAGGCGCCTATGACGTCAATGACTTCACCAGTGCGGACACGCTCAGAAATATCAGTCTCCAAGCTGGCCCCAGCAGCAGCCAGTAAGCTAGCCTACTACCCTTTCCCTCAGAAAAAAACACCCAGGATTTCTGAAGCTGCAAGACGACTCGGGTTATATGTTTCGCCATGA